One part of the Methanomassiliicoccales archaeon genome encodes these proteins:
- a CDS encoding proteasome subunit alpha, protein GSIGAGRNVVMEIFEEEYREGMDMEAAILLGLKALKKATEEEKLNPKAVEIGIVRRGEKFRRMEESEVEAYVEKANAL, encoded by the coding sequence GGGCAGTATTGGAGCGGGAAGAAATGTCGTCATGGAAATTTTCGAGGAGGAGTATCGAGAGGGGATGGACATGGAAGCCGCTATACTGCTCGGTCTCAAGGCCCTGAAGAAAGCGACTGAAGAGGAAAAACTCAATCCAAAAGCAGTGGAGATCGGGATCGTCAGGCGCGGAGAGAAGTTCAGGCGTATGGAGGAGTCAGAAGTCGAGGCATACGTTGAAAAGGCAAACGCATTGTAA
- a CDS encoding ribosome assembly factor SBDS, translating into MVDIEEAIIARLESHGETFEILIDPKVVNLIREGKEVELTDYMVIDEIFRNARKGTHPSEEKIKEVFGTTDPVEVAKQIILKGEVQLTTQQRREMQESKRKRIIAEIARNAINPQTGAPHPPQRIELAMEEARVHIDPFKPVEVQVKAVLDALRPIIPIRFDKVRIAVRLSGDEYGRCYEDITQMGKITREEWQPNGSWIGIVELPAGMRDEFLNRLNEKTRGNVETKILK; encoded by the coding sequence ATGGTCGACATTGAGGAAGCGATTATCGCTCGTCTCGAATCCCACGGCGAGACCTTCGAGATTCTCATCGATCCGAAAGTTGTCAACTTAATCAGGGAAGGGAAGGAGGTCGAACTAACCGACTACATGGTAATTGACGAGATCTTTCGCAATGCTAGAAAAGGTACGCATCCCTCGGAAGAGAAGATTAAGGAAGTCTTCGGAACGACCGATCCTGTTGAAGTTGCGAAGCAGATTATTCTCAAAGGCGAAGTGCAGCTTACGACTCAGCAACGCAGGGAAATGCAAGAAAGCAAGCGGAAGAGAATTATTGCGGAGATCGCGAGAAATGCGATAAACCCGCAGACAGGAGCACCCCATCCGCCTCAGAGAATCGAACTGGCAATGGAGGAGGCAAGAGTTCATATCGATCCGTTCAAGCCGGTTGAGGTGCAGGTGAAAGCAGTTCTTGATGCATTGCGGCCAATCATTCCAATTCGATTCGACAAAGTGAGGATTGCTGTCAGACTTTCTGGCGATGAATATGGTCGGTGTTATGAGGACATAACGCAGATGGGAAAGATTACAAGGGAGGAGTGGCAACCGAATGGCAGCTGGATCGGTATTGTCGAGCTCCCTGCCGGAATGAGAGATGAGTTTTTAAATCGCCTCAATGAAAAAACAAGGGGTAATGTTGAGACGAAGATCCTCAAGTGA
- the rrp4 gene encoding exosome complex RNA-binding protein Rrp4 — MKESERDFNKEKESLAKPIREIVVPGDLLDSGRLKPGDGTYVSDGKIYASQLGIKSIKSNFVNVIPLGGPYIPSPGDTVIGKIVDIGPSNWLVDINSPYPAPLHVTEVPWKVEFGDTARYLNVGDTILAKVLLVDETKRVQVTMKEQGLRKLQGGQVIDISHSKVPRVIGKGGSMIQMIKSLTNCRIFVGQNGRIWLDGDIENIVYAIRAIKMIEEGAQTLRLTERVKEYLESMVRSGMNGKQQ, encoded by the coding sequence ATGAAAGAAAGTGAAAGAGATTTCAATAAAGAAAAGGAGAGCTTGGCGAAGCCCATCAGGGAAATTGTCGTTCCTGGCGATTTGCTTGATTCCGGGAGGCTCAAGCCGGGTGATGGAACATACGTATCAGACGGAAAAATCTATGCCTCTCAGCTCGGGATTAAGAGTATCAAATCAAATTTTGTCAACGTCATTCCTTTGGGAGGCCCCTACATCCCGTCGCCTGGAGACACTGTTATAGGTAAGATTGTTGATATAGGCCCGTCGAATTGGCTTGTCGATATCAATTCTCCCTATCCTGCTCCCTTACACGTCACCGAGGTACCATGGAAGGTGGAATTTGGAGACACTGCACGGTATCTCAATGTCGGTGATACCATCCTCGCGAAGGTTTTGCTCGTCGATGAGACCAAGAGGGTTCAGGTTACGATGAAAGAGCAAGGTTTGAGGAAATTGCAAGGTGGTCAAGTTATCGATATATCTCACAGCAAAGTGCCACGCGTTATCGGTAAGGGCGGCTCGATGATACAGATGATTAAGAGCCTTACAAATTGCAGGATTTTTGTAGGACAGAACGGGAGGATTTGGTTGGATGGGGATATTGAGAATATCGTTTATGCTATCCGAGCAATTAAGATGATTGAAGAAGGAGCTCAAACACTTCGTTTGACTGAAAGAGTAAAGGAGTATCTTGAGTCGATGGTACGCTCTGGCATGAACGGAAAGCAACAATGA
- the rrp41 gene encoding exosome complex exonuclease Rrp41 — MEAIRLIDENGLRVDGRKVDELRPIRIEAGVLKRADGSAYVEWGKNKVIAAVYGPRECHPRHLQDPSKALVQCRYNMIAFSVMERKRPGPDRRSVEISKIIAEALEYVIFTEYFPRTSIDIYIEILQANAGTRCAGLTAASVALADAGVPMKDLVPAVAVGKVDNQVVLDLSKEEDNHGQADLPMAIIPRTGEVLLMQMDGHMTIEEFNKAIDLGYKACEKIYQLQKDALRRRYAVEEIEAFEEGQHAQSTMEE; from the coding sequence ATGGAGGCAATAAGGTTGATTGATGAAAACGGCTTGAGGGTTGACGGTAGGAAGGTAGATGAACTCAGGCCTATCAGGATAGAGGCAGGTGTTCTGAAAAGGGCCGACGGCTCTGCCTACGTGGAATGGGGAAAAAACAAGGTGATTGCGGCTGTTTATGGTCCACGGGAGTGTCATCCCAGGCATCTGCAAGATCCGTCGAAAGCACTTGTTCAATGCAGGTATAACATGATCGCATTTTCTGTGATGGAACGAAAAAGGCCGGGACCAGACCGGAGATCTGTTGAGATCTCGAAGATTATTGCAGAAGCCCTTGAATACGTGATTTTCACAGAATACTTCCCGCGTACATCGATTGACATCTACATTGAGATTTTGCAGGCAAATGCTGGCACGCGGTGCGCGGGCCTTACAGCAGCCTCTGTGGCACTTGCTGACGCCGGCGTACCGATGAAGGACTTAGTTCCTGCTGTTGCCGTCGGGAAGGTTGACAATCAGGTCGTTCTCGATCTGAGTAAGGAGGAAGATAATCACGGTCAGGCAGATCTCCCGATGGCGATCATTCCGAGGACTGGTGAGGTCTTGCTCATGCAGATGGACGGTCACATGACTATCGAAGAATTTAATAAGGCAATTGACTTGGGCTATAAAGCCTGCGAGAAGATTTATCAACTGCAGAAGGACGCGTTGAGGCGAAGGTACGCAGTAGAAGAGATCGAGGCGTTTGAAGAAGGGCAGCACGCGCAAAGTACGATGGAGGAGTAA
- the rrp42 gene encoding exosome complex protein Rrp42 — MARSVMSEIKKDHIHRLLARGKRVDGRNWDEFREITIQTNFTETAEGSARVRLGNTDVLVGVKMETGIPFPDTPDKGVLATNAELIPLASPTFEPGPPDENAIELARVVDRGIRESEMIDLDALCIVPNEEVWICFVDIYVLDYDGNLFDASFLGAVAALKSTVVPASRYGKGEDFKLPIKCLPMSVTAVQIENSILVDPTLDEEKVAAARLTVTTDENGDIRAMQKGLKGSLTIDQIKKIIETSQRLGKELRKLVG, encoded by the coding sequence ATGGCACGCTCAGTGATGTCAGAGATTAAAAAGGATCATATTCATAGGCTCCTTGCGCGAGGAAAGAGGGTTGACGGGCGAAACTGGGATGAATTCAGGGAGATCACGATTCAGACGAATTTCACCGAGACCGCGGAAGGTTCTGCCAGAGTCAGGTTAGGCAATACCGACGTGCTAGTCGGTGTAAAAATGGAAACGGGGATCCCCTTCCCCGATACACCAGACAAGGGGGTTCTTGCAACAAACGCGGAGCTCATTCCATTAGCTTCACCGACTTTCGAGCCAGGTCCCCCTGATGAGAATGCGATCGAACTTGCCCGTGTTGTTGATAGGGGCATACGCGAAAGCGAAATGATTGATCTCGACGCGCTATGCATTGTGCCGAACGAAGAGGTCTGGATTTGCTTTGTTGATATCTACGTATTGGATTACGATGGAAATCTTTTCGACGCTTCATTTCTGGGAGCGGTCGCTGCACTTAAGTCAACAGTTGTACCAGCTTCGCGATACGGGAAAGGGGAGGACTTCAAGCTGCCGATCAAGTGCCTTCCCATGTCCGTAACTGCCGTTCAAATAGAAAATTCTATATTGGTTGACCCGACTCTCGATGAAGAAAAGGTCGCTGCCGCGCGTCTCACCGTGACGACGGATGAAAATGGCGACATCAGAGCCATGCAAAAGGGCCTGAAGGGATCACTCACAATCGATCAGATAAAAAAGATTATCGAGACCTCTCAGCGTCTCGGAAAGGAATTGAGAAAATTAGTTGGGTGA
- a CDS encoding 50S ribosomal protein L37ae produces MSRGTEKVGTAGRFGARYGVRVRKLIRDIEKLQRNKYECPNCHHISVRRLASGIWVCRHCEMKFAASAYSPVTRKIVSEEAMLEESTKGGS; encoded by the coding sequence ATGTCCAGGGGTACTGAGAAGGTAGGAACAGCTGGAAGATTCGGTGCGAGGTACGGCGTGCGTGTCAGGAAGTTGATCAGAGATATCGAGAAACTTCAGAGGAATAAGTACGAATGCCCAAATTGCCATCATATCAGCGTAAGGAGATTGGCTTCAGGTATCTGGGTCTGTCGCCATTGTGAAATGAAATTTGCCGCCAGCGCTTATTCGCCGGTCACGAGAAAGATTGTATCTGAGGAAGCCATGCTTGAAGAGAGTACAAAAGGAGGTAGTTGA
- a CDS encoding DNA-directed RNA polymerase subunit P has translation MYKCGKCNKPIHSNVNTVGIQCEACGSKIFYKERPNVKKVIKAK, from the coding sequence ATGTACAAATGTGGGAAATGTAACAAACCGATTCATTCTAACGTCAATACCGTGGGCATTCAGTGTGAGGCATGCGGTTCCAAGATCTTCTATAAAGAAAGGCCAAACGTGAAAAAAGTGATTAAGGCAAAATAG
- a CDS encoding KEOPS complex subunit Pcc1 has translation MHKATLRLFSPKADVVYGAISPEIGREIPRTRVQSRFNRNELVLEIQATDLSALRAAINSYLRWMKLAEDVSTTIGESYG, from the coding sequence ATGCACAAAGCCACACTGAGACTTTTTTCCCCGAAGGCGGATGTTGTTTACGGTGCCATTTCTCCGGAGATAGGAAGAGAAATACCGAGGACGAGGGTTCAATCGCGTTTCAATCGGAACGAACTCGTCCTTGAAATTCAGGCTACCGATCTTTCTGCCTTAAGAGCGGCCATCAATTCCTATCTTAGATGGATGAAATTGGCAGAAGATGTTTCAACGACGATAGGTGAGTCATATGGATGA
- a CDS encoding prefoldin subunit beta, translating to MDELSPKLQNQIAQFQQLQQQLQAVLTQKFQMEAQLREIERTLEELGKVTDDVPIYKSVGSLLIRAKDKESVVKEIQEDKETLEIRVKTLDRQEKALRERYQTLQDQISRALGAKQETAG from the coding sequence ATGGATGAATTGAGTCCGAAACTTCAAAATCAAATCGCACAGTTCCAGCAGCTGCAGCAGCAGCTACAAGCGGTTCTCACTCAGAAATTTCAGATGGAGGCACAGTTGAGGGAAATTGAACGAACGCTAGAGGAACTTGGCAAAGTGACGGATGATGTCCCGATCTATAAGAGTGTTGGCTCATTGTTAATCAGGGCGAAAGATAAGGAAAGTGTTGTCAAGGAGATTCAGGAAGACAAGGAAACACTGGAGATCAGGGTCAAGACCCTCGATCGCCAAGAAAAAGCCCTTCGAGAACGTTATCAAACACTGCAGGACCAGATTTCCAGGGCCCTTGGTGCAAAACAAGAAACAGCTGGATGA
- a CDS encoding DHH family phosphoesterase, giving the protein MLNAIVQRLQIGKKLILLHGNADPDALGCAFAICRCFPEATIIAPGGLDRISKIIAEKLNITVFETIDLSDYDTFVVVDTSSPDQLDISLPSPEKCIVIDHHAFSDRWSNCLYYCDDSKRSCAEIVFEMLKTARIEITRDVGLALLSGMLTDSGHFAFATPSLLRDFADIMEKANINMDEVTSFIDIEPDISERISQLKGAQRLRFERTNGYIVAISHGSAFESSVCKSLIMLGADVAFVGSQRNESFRVSARARPEIVRKGLHLGKMLEDIGTETSNDGGGHGGAAGLMGVGDIEAILNICMQRALDFLRRLEQPTLAKR; this is encoded by the coding sequence ATGCTAAACGCGATCGTGCAGAGACTCCAGATTGGAAAGAAATTGATTCTTCTCCATGGCAATGCAGATCCTGATGCTCTCGGCTGTGCTTTTGCGATCTGTCGGTGTTTTCCGGAGGCAACCATCATAGCACCAGGTGGGCTCGATCGGATATCAAAGATCATCGCGGAAAAATTGAATATCACGGTTTTCGAGACGATCGATCTATCTGATTACGATACATTCGTTGTTGTCGATACCTCTTCTCCTGACCAGCTAGACATCTCGCTACCATCCCCGGAAAAGTGCATTGTGATCGACCATCACGCGTTCTCAGACCGATGGTCAAATTGTCTTTATTACTGTGACGATTCTAAGAGAAGTTGCGCGGAAATCGTTTTCGAAATGCTCAAAACAGCGAGGATCGAAATCACTCGAGATGTCGGTCTAGCGCTTTTATCGGGAATGTTGACGGATAGCGGGCACTTCGCATTCGCCACTCCATCTTTGCTCAGGGACTTCGCTGATATCATGGAGAAAGCAAACATCAATATGGACGAGGTTACAAGTTTCATCGACATTGAGCCCGATATATCCGAGAGAATTTCACAGCTCAAGGGCGCTCAACGCTTGAGGTTCGAGAGAACGAACGGTTATATTGTTGCGATCTCCCACGGTAGCGCCTTTGAGAGTTCAGTGTGCAAATCGCTGATTATGCTCGGCGCTGATGTGGCATTCGTTGGATCGCAAAGAAACGAGTCTTTTAGGGTCAGTGCGAGGGCGAGGCCAGAAATTGTTAGGAAGGGACTGCACCTGGGAAAAATGCTTGAGGACATTGGGACGGAGACTTCGAATGACGGAGGAGGGCATGGGGGTGCTGCTGGACTGATGGGGGTCGGTGATATAGAGGCAATTCTGAATATTTGCATGCAACGTGCTCTTGACTTTTTGAGAAGGCTTGAGCAGCCTACGCTCGCTAAACGGTAA
- a CDS encoding tyrosine--tRNA ligase yields MDAGTRYEIVTKNAEEVVTKEELRNLLETETSPHAYIGFEPSGLVHIGWMICANKIIDFINAGFKFTIFFADWHAFINDKLTGDVEKIRICARYMEDCFEALGIEKNKVKFRLASEIMSNISYWEKVIRIGKVSTLTRIKRAMTIMGRQEEEADLDSSKVMYPLMQAADIFELNVDVAYAGMDQRRAHMLAREAAERLGWKKPIALHTPLLPGLRGGNRMDPIASKMSKSDPDSGILIHDPPEDIKRKIGKAFCPPEVEGNPILLLYKYVIFNQKKDVTIDRPSKYGGPISFSSYDDLEKAYASSQIHPMDLKNGAGEALIEILRPVREYFERKPDKLEAMRKIIAEMR; encoded by the coding sequence ATGGACGCAGGAACTCGCTACGAAATCGTGACGAAGAATGCAGAGGAAGTCGTGACGAAAGAAGAATTAAGGAATTTACTTGAAACAGAGACATCCCCGCATGCATATATCGGATTCGAACCATCTGGACTTGTGCACATCGGATGGATGATCTGCGCAAACAAGATCATTGATTTCATTAATGCAGGGTTCAAATTTACGATTTTTTTCGCAGACTGGCATGCTTTCATCAACGATAAATTAACGGGGGACGTTGAGAAAATAAGGATATGTGCCCGATACATGGAAGACTGCTTTGAAGCGCTCGGCATTGAAAAGAACAAAGTCAAATTCCGTCTGGCGTCGGAGATTATGTCAAATATCTCGTATTGGGAGAAGGTCATCAGAATCGGCAAGGTCTCGACGCTTACAAGAATCAAAAGGGCCATGACGATAATGGGCAGGCAGGAGGAGGAGGCTGACCTGGATTCATCAAAGGTGATGTACCCCCTAATGCAGGCAGCTGATATTTTTGAACTCAATGTCGACGTTGCCTATGCGGGTATGGATCAGCGTCGGGCTCACATGCTCGCACGCGAGGCTGCTGAAAGACTAGGGTGGAAGAAGCCGATTGCCTTACATACGCCACTACTGCCGGGCCTCCGCGGTGGAAATAGGATGGATCCGATCGCGTCGAAGATGTCAAAAAGTGATCCTGACAGCGGCATTCTTATCCATGATCCTCCTGAAGACATCAAAAGAAAAATCGGAAAGGCATTTTGCCCACCTGAAGTTGAAGGGAATCCGATTCTCCTTCTTTATAAATATGTGATCTTTAACCAGAAAAAGGACGTCACGATCGACCGACCAAGTAAGTATGGCGGCCCTATTAGCTTCTCAAGTTACGATGATCTTGAAAAGGCCTACGCCTCCTCACAAATCCATCCAATGGACCTGAAGAACGGGGCGGGCGAAGCTCTCATCGAGATCCTGCGACCTGTGAGAGAATATTTTGAGAGGAAACCTGATAAGCTCGAAGCAATGCGCAAGATCATTGCCGAGATGCGTTGA
- a CDS encoding MoaD family protein, giving the protein MVKVIFKTFGHIASSIGTTEARIETNGTTVQDFLGALVDKYGDKISKILYPKGSQISDLIYILVNGRNIRHINGLQTEIKDGDVISVFPVTAGG; this is encoded by the coding sequence ATGGTCAAGGTCATCTTCAAGACTTTCGGACACATCGCGTCTTCAATTGGAACAACTGAGGCCAGGATTGAAACCAATGGGACAACAGTGCAAGACTTTTTGGGAGCGCTGGTCGATAAATACGGCGACAAAATTTCAAAAATCCTTTACCCTAAGGGCTCCCAGATTTCCGATCTTATTTATATCCTTGTCAACGGACGGAACATCAGACACATAAATGGCCTCCAGACCGAGATCAAGGACGGGGATGTGATTTCAGTCTTCCCAGTAACCGCGGGTGGATAA
- a CDS encoding FAD-dependent oxidoreductase: protein MGRRIIVIGSGAAGMTAASTARENNKDAEISVFTEDEYIAYSPCAIPFVLEGKIKDFESIVMHTPEFYKKERNIIVHTKTKVTGVDLEKKIVTTSDGKEHAFDALVIATGGTVFIPPVEGINLPGVFTVRNIADGKAIQNAMKNAKSVVVAGAGVIGLEMAIALKHAGLDVTVIEMFPQVIPRIFDADMAKLVQDYCEQQGIKFVLNTPIGGIKGNGKVEKVIAGNKEYPCDFVIMATGVRANLEIPNMLGLDIGPLGAVRVSPTLQPYKKGRLVKDVYLAGDVIMVESAVVPGPTMSQLGSSAVRQGRVAGINAAGGYAFYPGVLSAFISKIGELEAGGTGLSKGLAEYYGLNVVEGKATGLTRARYYPGGKKLTVKILVDKDTHKIIGSQMVGGEEITGRVNWLTAAIVKGTTVEEFVAAFENAYCPPTSMVMDVVNLAAEDAAKKL, encoded by the coding sequence ATGGGTAGGAGGATCATTGTTATAGGTAGTGGCGCTGCGGGGATGACCGCGGCTTCAACCGCGAGGGAGAACAACAAGGATGCTGAAATTAGCGTTTTTACAGAGGACGAATACATCGCCTATTCTCCCTGTGCGATTCCATTTGTATTGGAAGGGAAAATCAAGGACTTCGAGTCGATTGTGATGCATACGCCGGAGTTTTACAAAAAGGAAAGAAACATTATTGTTCACACAAAGACAAAGGTGACCGGCGTCGATCTTGAGAAGAAAATAGTCACCACTTCGGACGGAAAGGAACACGCCTTTGATGCTCTAGTTATCGCCACAGGAGGAACAGTATTCATCCCACCCGTAGAGGGCATCAATTTGCCTGGTGTCTTCACCGTCAGAAACATCGCGGATGGCAAAGCGATTCAAAATGCGATGAAAAACGCGAAATCGGTCGTCGTCGCGGGCGCAGGTGTCATTGGCCTGGAAATGGCAATCGCCCTGAAACATGCTGGGCTTGACGTGACTGTCATCGAAATGTTCCCCCAGGTGATTCCAAGAATTTTCGACGCAGATATGGCAAAGCTCGTTCAGGACTATTGCGAGCAACAGGGCATCAAGTTTGTACTCAACACGCCAATTGGCGGGATTAAAGGTAACGGTAAGGTCGAAAAGGTTATCGCGGGGAATAAGGAGTATCCATGTGACTTCGTGATAATGGCGACTGGCGTTAGGGCCAATCTAGAGATCCCCAACATGCTCGGTCTCGATATCGGCCCACTGGGCGCCGTCAGGGTCAGCCCAACATTACAACCATACAAGAAAGGTAGGCTCGTCAAGGATGTTTACCTTGCTGGTGATGTGATCATGGTTGAAAGCGCTGTTGTACCCGGGCCGACGATGAGCCAGTTAGGATCAAGTGCGGTGAGACAAGGACGTGTGGCCGGTATCAATGCAGCTGGAGGATATGCCTTTTATCCCGGGGTACTAAGCGCGTTCATCAGCAAGATCGGCGAACTGGAAGCAGGTGGAACGGGACTGTCGAAAGGACTTGCGGAATATTATGGCCTCAACGTTGTCGAAGGCAAGGCAACTGGTCTCACGAGAGCTCGATACTACCCTGGTGGAAAGAAACTCACAGTCAAGATCCTCGTTGATAAGGATACTCATAAGATAATTGGATCGCAGATGGTTGGCGGAGAAGAGATTACTGGACGAGTCAACTGGCTGACAGCTGCTATTGTGAAGGGGACGACTGTCGAGGAATTTGTCGCGGCCTTCGAGAACGCGTATTGCCCGCCCACGTCGATGGTCATGGACGTTGTCAACCTCGCTGCTGAAGATGCGGCGAAAAAGCTATAA
- a CDS encoding archaeosine biosynthesis radical SAM protein RaSEA, whose protein sequence is MTKNRSTAPVSVWKEWDVLDGNKVRAMVVIFRTSGCWWAKKEGCLMCGYNAESDPHIGSAEIHEQLNDVKEAYSGEELVKIYTSGSFLDPREIPREARREIFDAFHRAKRILIETRPEFVIEDNVCDLPREKLEIAMGLESASDRTLAKCVRKGFSVKDYEKAAKFLNHAGIPIRTYLLLKPPFLTEKDAIEDCLKSISFASRFSESISINPVNVQKGTVVEFLWKKGDYRPPWLWSLVEVLKRAKVEKETRVFSSPTGGGSMRGAHNCFRCDGEVLRALERYTFSQDEKEFDGLNCSCMNRWKAILEIQEFMGTSVDIDRYMNADWESE, encoded by the coding sequence ATGACGAAAAATCGATCTACAGCACCCGTTTCAGTTTGGAAGGAATGGGATGTACTAGATGGAAATAAAGTTCGAGCAATGGTGGTCATTTTCAGAACATCGGGTTGCTGGTGGGCAAAAAAAGAAGGATGCCTCATGTGCGGATACAACGCTGAGAGTGATCCACATATCGGATCAGCAGAAATTCACGAGCAGCTCAATGATGTTAAAGAAGCCTACTCAGGTGAGGAATTAGTGAAAATATACACCTCGGGGAGCTTCCTAGATCCGCGGGAAATTCCGCGCGAGGCCAGAAGGGAAATTTTTGATGCGTTTCACAGGGCCAAAAGAATTCTAATTGAAACGAGACCCGAGTTCGTAATTGAGGATAATGTTTGTGACTTACCGCGGGAGAAATTGGAAATAGCGATGGGGCTCGAAAGTGCCTCAGATAGGACGTTAGCCAAATGCGTCAGAAAGGGGTTTTCCGTTAAAGACTATGAAAAGGCGGCGAAATTTCTAAACCACGCGGGAATCCCAATCCGCACTTACCTTCTCTTGAAACCTCCCTTTCTAACCGAGAAAGATGCGATTGAAGACTGTTTGAAGTCGATCTCATTCGCATCACGGTTTTCTGAGAGCATTTCGATCAACCCAGTCAACGTTCAAAAGGGGACTGTGGTTGAGTTCTTGTGGAAAAAGGGTGATTATAGACCCCCGTGGTTGTGGTCGTTGGTTGAAGTCCTTAAGAGGGCCAAGGTAGAAAAGGAAACACGGGTTTTCTCATCACCAACTGGCGGCGGCTCAATGCGTGGCGCCCACAATTGTTTTAGGTGTGATGGTGAGGTGCTTAGAGCTTTAGAGCGCTACACATTCTCTCAAGATGAAAAGGAATTTGATGGTTTGAATTGCTCTTGCATGAATCGGTGGAAAGCGATCCTTGAAATACAGGAGTTCATGGGCACAAGCGTTGATATCGACAGATATATGAATGCGGATTGGGAATCAGAATGA
- a CDS encoding DUF5611 family protein, with product MEYELKRGKYKDLEGEGLKNIIEEVFGTVTREGDLYVTSYGALKRLEAKLVGKSALHVSTESDTSVPEEVGVETIKRFNQFLERATGYTAKERRNRLQKKARDGKL from the coding sequence TTGGAGTACGAATTGAAAAGGGGGAAATACAAAGATCTCGAAGGCGAGGGACTTAAGAATATCATAGAGGAAGTGTTTGGCACAGTTACGAGAGAAGGCGACCTATATGTTACATCCTATGGCGCACTTAAAAGACTTGAAGCGAAACTCGTTGGAAAATCAGCTCTTCATGTTAGTACAGAAAGCGATACGAGTGTCCCAGAAGAAGTCGGTGTTGAAACGATCAAGAGATTCAATCAATTTCTTGAAAGAGCCACGGGATACACCGCAAAAGAAAGGAGAAACAGACTTCAGAAGAAAGCGCGTGATGGAAAGCTCTGA
- a CDS encoding 50S ribosomal protein L3: MPNKRRPIRGSKAFSPRKRAKRPVPRLDSWPEISDGPKIQGFAGYKAGMTHALLVDYRPSSNTSGQEVQVPITVIEVPPMKVAAVRMYENTAYGMRTVGEVWASNLDPDLNRRLPIPKDYDSNKAWEKYNAVTVDDVRILAYTQPRLVSGVPKKVCDLMEIRVGGGTIQERLEYAKSVLGKEIKITDFVKEGGMVDVSAITKGKGFQGAVKRWGIKLLSHKNSKHRRLVGTLGPKRPGYVRPTVPQAGQVGYHQRTEFNKRVLKIGDNGTDITPKGGFLHYGKVANTYILLHGTVPGPAKRLIRLRDPIRPTGIELKEPPTLTYISLESKQGV; the protein is encoded by the coding sequence ATGCCAAACAAAAGACGTCCTATTCGAGGTTCGAAGGCATTTTCGCCGAGAAAGAGAGCGAAGCGTCCAGTTCCAAGACTTGACTCCTGGCCGGAAATTAGCGACGGCCCTAAAATCCAGGGATTTGCGGGATATAAGGCCGGTATGACACACGCGCTCCTAGTGGATTATAGGCCGTCAAGTAACACCTCGGGTCAGGAGGTGCAGGTTCCTATCACTGTTATTGAGGTTCCCCCGATGAAAGTTGCAGCCGTTAGGATGTATGAGAACACTGCTTACGGAATGCGAACAGTGGGTGAGGTTTGGGCTTCAAATCTTGACCCCGACTTGAATCGGAGACTTCCAATTCCGAAAGACTATGATTCAAACAAGGCCTGGGAAAAGTACAATGCGGTCACGGTCGATGATGTGCGGATCTTGGCCTATACGCAGCCACGCCTCGTCAGCGGTGTTCCTAAGAAAGTTTGCGACCTAATGGAGATTCGCGTCGGTGGCGGAACAATCCAGGAAAGACTTGAGTATGCAAAGTCCGTTTTAGGGAAGGAGATCAAGATCACTGATTTTGTAAAAGAGGGCGGAATGGTCGACGTTTCCGCGATTACGAAGGGCAAGGGGTTCCAGGGCGCTGTCAAACGATGGGGGATCAAACTTCTATCGCACAAAAACAGTAAGCATCGGAGACTTGTTGGGACTTTAGGACCCAAGAGACCAGGGTACGTGAGGCCCACCGTCCCTCAGGCCGGACAGGTCGGCTACCACCAGAGGACGGAATTCAATAAGAGAGTTCTCAAAATCGGGGACAATGGAACTGATATCACGCCCAAGGGTGGATTTCTACATTACGGAAAAGTTGCTAACACTTATATTCTTCTTCACGGCACGGTTCCTGGACCAGCAAAACGACTTATCAGATTAAGGGACCCGATTCGGCCAACCGGTATTGAACTAAAAGAGCCTCCAACGCTCACTTACATATCGTTGGAATCAAAGCAGGGGGTGTGA